Genomic window (uncultured Desulfovibrio sp.):
GGCGTTGAGTGTGTCAAAGATGGCCTGAGGATTGGCCTGCGTCCAGTCAAAGCAGTTGAGGGCCGAAATGTAAAAGGCATCCACGCCCGCGCTCATCAGCTTGTCTACGCCCCTGGTGCACGATTCCATGCTCTCCGCCTTGTCCAGAAAGGGGTACTCCACAAGGGTAAAGCCGCGCTCGCGCGCAACCTCGCGCGCTTCCCGCACGTTGGAGTATGAAAGTCCCTCTGGGCTGTCGTGATACATGATGCCAAGGCGAAGAAAGGGCAGCGCCTCATGAAACAGGGCAAAGACCTTGAACCATTTGTCCTTGGTGTAGCGGATGGTCAGGTTGGCGGCGCCCTTGCCGGTGACGCGATCCACAATACCAGCGCCTGCCGGGTCGGCCACGTCAACGCTCATGATGGGCGTTTTGCCGTTGTTTTCGGCAAGCAGGGCCTTGGTGGCCTCTGTTCCCATACTGATGATGACGTCGATATCCGGATTTTGCATCAGTTTGCGGGCCTCTGCGCGGTAGACGCTCTCAGAGGCATCCCAGCCGGGGCTGATGTACAGTTCGCCCGGCAGGGTAATGCGGTCGGCAACCCCGCGTTGCCGCAGGGCTTTGATGATTTCTTTTTGCAGCAGGGTAAATTCCCAGTACGGTCCGGCTTCAAAATAGGCCGCGACCTTGGGGCGCGAGGGTTTGGGCTGGGAGGGCGCCGGGGCTGACGCTGTCATCTGTTCCACAGGCTCGCGCTGGGGGGCCGCCTGTACGTTTGCGCACAGGCATACTGCGCAGCAAAGTGCTGCGGCAAGTGTGGCGAAGAACGATCCGAGGCGGCTGCTCATGGAACAAAATACCCTATGATGCGTTCTTGGTGACACAGTGTGTCCGCCGCTCGGCGGTTCTGCCCAAAAACTTGAGTGGATTTTTTCCAAAATCCGTGTGGAGCAGACAATCTTTTTTATGGCAATCTGTGCTATTGGCGGCGTTGGGCCACACGAATTTTTACGCGGGCGCAAAGCATGCGCGCAGGTTTTAACATATCAGAGGAAAAGCGGTATCGTCCACATGAATTTGGGGCGCGCATCG
Coding sequences:
- a CDS encoding ABC transporter substrate-binding protein, with translation MSSRLGSFFATLAAALCCAVCLCANVQAAPQREPVEQMTASAPAPSQPKPSRPKVAAYFEAGPYWEFTLLQKEIIKALRQRGVADRITLPGELYISPGWDASESVYRAEARKLMQNPDIDVIISMGTEATKALLAENNGKTPIMSVDVADPAGAGIVDRVTGKGAANLTIRYTKDKWFKVFALFHEALPFLRLGIMYHDSPEGLSYSNVREAREVARERGFTLVEYPFLDKAESMESCTRGVDKLMSAGVDAFYISALNCFDWTQANPQAIFDTLNAHHIKTFARDGSVHVRRGALMGLSTLDYVPLGKFYADHIAAQLGLLPPNTQLETAAYTPKIALNLVTAQKMGMDLPLILLISADELFDVTLAGVDKTTVAQ